In one window of Eleutherodactylus coqui strain aEleCoq1 chromosome 10, aEleCoq1.hap1, whole genome shotgun sequence DNA:
- the LOC136581124 gene encoding uncharacterized protein DKFZp434B061-like — MSINHKVVLQAHASPGLYAPTRHQRNTPVVGLVIARSKRASLGGDHGKGSAIKLSFRASLGGDHGKGSATKLSFRASLGDDHGKGSAIKLSFRASLGGDYGKESATKLSFRASLGGDHGKGSATKLSFRASLGGDHGKGSAIKLSFRASLGGDHGKGSPTKLSFRASLRDDHGKGSATKLSFRASLGGDHGKGSAIKLSFRASLGGDHGKGSAIKLSFRASLGGDHGKGSAIKLSFRASLGGDHGKGSATKLSFRASLGGDHGKGSAIKLSFRASLGGDHGKGSAIKLSFRASLGGDHGKGSAIKLSFRASLGDDHGKGSATKLSFRASLGGDHGKGSAIKLSFRASLGGDYGKGSATKLSFRASLGGDHGKGSATKLSFRASLGGDHGKGSAIKLSFRASLGGDHGKGSPTKLSFRASLGDDHGKGSATKLSFRASLGDDHGKGSATKLSYRASLGGDHGKGSAIKLSFRASLGGDHGKGSAIKLSFRASLGDDHGKGSATKRSYRASLGGDHGKGSPTKLSFRASLGGDHGKGSAIKLSFRASLGGDHGKGSPTKLSFRASLGDDHGKGSATKLSFRTSLGDDHGKGSAIKLSFWASLGGDRGKGSATKLSFRTSLEGDHGKGSATKRSFIVAPDYRQRHI, encoded by the coding sequence GGCATCTCTGGGAGGCGATCATGGCAAAGGGTCAGCCATAAAACTATCATTCAGGGCATCTCTGGGAGGCGATCATGGCAAAGGGTCAGCCACAAAACTATCATTCAGGGCATCTCTGGGAGACGATCATGGCAAAGGGTCAGCCATAAAACTATCATTCAGGGCATCTCTGGGAGGCGATTATGGCAAAGAGTCAGCCACAAAACTATCATTCAGGGCATCTCTGGGAGGCGATCATGGCAAAGGGTCAGCCACAAAACTATCATTCAGGGCATCTCTGGGAGGCGATCATGGCAAAGGGTCAGCCATAAAACTATCATTCAGGGCATCTCTGGGAGGCGATCATGGCAAAGGGTCACCCACAAAACTATCATTCAGGGCATCTCTGAGAGACGATCATGGCAAAGGGTCAGCCACAAAACTATCATTCAGGGCATCTCTGGGAGGCGATCATGGCAAAGGGTCAGCCATAAAACTATCATTCAGGGCATCTCTGGGAGGCGATCATGGCAAAGGGTCAGCCATAAAACTATCATTCAGGGCATCTCTGGGAGGCGATCATGGCAAAGGGTCAGCCATAAAACTATCATTCAGGGCATCTCTGGGAGGCGATCATGGCAAAGGGTCAGCCACAAAACTATCATTCAGGGCATCTCTGGGAGGCGATCATGGCAAAGGGTCAGCCATAAAACTATCATTCAGGGCATCTCTGGGAGGCGATCATGGCAAAGGGTCAGCCATAAAACTATCATTCAGGGCATCTCTGGGAGGCGATCATGGCAAAGGATCAGCCATAAAACTATCATTCAGGGCATCTCTGGGAGACGATCATGGCAAAGGGTCAGCCACAAAACTATCATTCAGGGCATCTCTGGGAGGCGATCATGGCAAAGGGTCAGCCATAAAACTATCATTCAGGGCATCTCTGGGAGGCGATTATGGCAAAGGGTCAGCCACAAAACTATCATTCAGGGCATCTCTGGGAGGCGATCATGGCAAAGGGTCAGCCACAAAACTATCATTCAGGGCATCTCTGGGAGGCGATCATGGCAAAGGGTCAGCCATAAAACTATCATTCAGGGCATCTCTGGGAGGCGATCATGGCAAAGGGTCACCCACAAAACTATCATTCAGGGCATCTCTGGGAGACGATCATGGCAAAGGGTCAGCCACAAAACTATCATTCAGGGCATCTCTGGGAGACGATCATGGCAAAGGGTCAGCCACAAAACTATCATACAGGGCATCTCTGGGAGGCGATCATGGCAAAGGGTCAGCCATAAAACTATCATTCAGGGCATCTCTGGGAGGCGATCATGGCAAAGGGTCAGCCATAAAACTATCATTCAGGGCATCTCTGGGAGACGATCATGGCAAAGGGTCAGCCACAAAACGATCATACAGGGCATCTCTGGGAGGCGATCATGGCAAAGGGTCACCCACAAAACTATCATTCAGGGCATCTCTGGGAGGCGATCATGGCAAAGGGTCAGCCATAAAACTATCATTCAGGGCATCTCTGGGAGGCGATCATGGCAAAGGGTCACCCACAAAACTATCATTCAGGGCATCTCTGGGAGACGATCATGGCAAAGGGTCAGCCACAAAACTATCATTCAGGACATCTCTGGGAGACGATCATGGCAAAGGGTCAGCCATAAAACTATCATTCTGGGCATCTCTGGGAGGCGATCGTGGCAAAGGGTCAGCCACAAAACTATCATTCAGGACATCTCTTGAAGGCGATCATGGCAAAGGGTCAGCCACAAAACGATCATTCATTGTTGCTCCTGATTATCGGCAGCGCCATATATAA
- the ZC3H12B gene encoding probable ribonuclease ZC3H12B — MTAWSMVKKLEMEKKRPSKEERAAANEMDYSQDLGDCSESDEWTSSESEAEQQGGRSGIGSYVGTLFQGMDIASKPHRQLCRSPCLDRPSFSQSSIQVLPESQAKLEDTRSSLDKEYQAKMDFALKLGYSGDQIQAVLNKLGTDALINDILAELVRLGNKGDSEAQNSGDVASTSLVPRGPCPKEIASPELSLEDEIVDNTDNLRPIVIDGSNVAMSHGNKEVFSCRGIQLAVEWFLEKGHKDITVFVPAWRKEQSRPDAPITDQEILRKLEKEKILVFTPSRRVQGRRVVCYDDRFIVKLAFDSEGIIVSNDNYRDLQNEKPEWKKFIEERLLMYSFVNDKFMPPDDPLGRHGPSLENFLRKKPVVPEHKKQPCPYGKKCTYGHKCKYYHPERANQPLRSVADELRISAKLSAVKTMSEGALVKCGTGPSNLKADGSIETKRIAPKRQSDPSIRSAAVEPEQRLSAARKSEANSVPSLVTALSVPTLPPPKNHAVSALNTRSASSPVPGSSQFSHQKSSLEHMTSVHYPPILVTNSHGNSVSYTEDYPKYESLGDHGYYSMLSDFSNLSISSMHSSDYYTSEQDRAGFSRNSSPCPDSCMSHTSSDSYSSYSDLYLGITEQGPEDSMKPQRPPHGRLQPFVHGYHEALTRVQSYGQEEPMHTPRKQSSSHLALHIQHHPLVGARSSCPGDYPAPESMHPTANAQPGRALVMTRMDSISDSRLYESNPMRQRRPPLCREQHASWDPLPCPTDSYGYHSYPLSNSLMQPCYEPVMVRSMPEKMEQLWRSPHWPIMASEPREQHIIPEHQYQTYKNLCNIFPQGVVLSVMEKNPHLTDAQQLAAVIVSKLRSGHQHF, encoded by the exons ATGACGGCCTGGTCCATGGTCAAAAAACTGGAAATGGAAAAGAAGAGGCCGTCCAAAGAAGAAAGGGCGGCTGCAAATGAGATGGACTATTCACAAGACCTAGGAGACTGCAGTGAATCTGATGAATGGACCAGCTCTGAGAGTGAAGCAGAACAGCAAGGAGGCCGGAGTGGAATTGGGAGTTATGTTGGTACGCTTTTTCAAGGTATGGACATTGCAAGTAAGCCACACAGACAACTTTGTAGATCACCGTGTTTGGACCGTCCCAGCTTCTCCCAGAGCAGCATTCAAGTTCTGCCCGAGAGCCAAGCAAAGCTGGAAGATACTAGAAGTAGCTTGGACAAGGAGTATCAAGCGAAGATGGACTTTGCTCTAAAGTTGGGATATAGTGGAGACCAAATCCAAGCCGTCCTCAACAAGCTGGGTACAGATGCTCTTATCAACGATATCCTGGCGGAGCTGGTGAGACTGGGAAATAAGGGGGATTCAGAAGCACAGAACAGTGGAGACGTCGCCAGTACCAGCCTTGTCCCCAGAGGCCCTTGCCCCAAAGAGATTGCAAGTCCAGAACTATCTTTAGAAGATGAAATTGTTGACAACACCGACAACCTCCGACCCATTGTCATTGATGGCAGCAATGTGGCGATGAG ccaTGGCAATAAAGAAGTCTTCTCTTGTCGAGGGATACAGCTGGCTGTGGAATGGTTTCTTGAAAAAGGACATAAAGACATTACGGTGTTTGTGCCGGCATGGAGGAAAGAACAGTCCCGACCCGATGCCCCAATAACTG ATCAAGAGATTCTCCGCAAGCTGGAAAAAGAAAAGATCTTGGTCTTCACTCCATCCCGCAGGGTGCAGGGCCGCAGAGTGGTCTGCTACGATGACCGCTTTATAGTTAAGTTGGCCTTCGATTCTGAGGGCATCATTGTGTCTAATGACAACTACAGAGACCTTCAGAACGAGAAACCCGAATGGAAGAAGTTTATCGAGGAAAGGCTTCTTATGTACTCGTTTGTCAATGACAA GTTTATGCCTCCCGATGACCCTCTAGGAAGGCACGGCCCTAGCTTGGAAAACTTCTTGCGTAAAAAGCCTGTTGTACCGGAGCATAAGAAGCAACCGTGCCCGTACG GGAAAAAATGCACCTATGGACACAAATGCAAGTACTACCACCCTGAGCGAGCAAACCAGCCTCTGAGGTCAGTGGCGGATGAGCTCCGTATAAGTGCTAAGCTGTCAGCTGTCAAGACAATGAGTGAAGGTGCCCTGGTTAAATGCGGAACTGGTCCATCAAATTTAAAGGCAGATGGGTCCATTGAAACTAAACGTATAGCCCCCAAAAGGCAGTCTGATCCAAGTATTCGGTCTGCAGCGGTAGAACCAGAGCAGAGACTTTCAGCAGCCCGTAAGTCAGAGGCCAACTCTGTGCCGTCACTGGTGACCGCCCTGAGTGTACCAACCTTGCCGCCTCCTAAGAACCACGCTGTAAGTGCTTTGAACACTCGATCGGCAAGTAGTCCAGTACCAGGATCATCGCAGTTCTCCCACCAAAAATCCTCTCTAGAACATATGACAAGTGTACACTACCCACCAATTTTGGTGACCAACAGCCATGGCAATTCTGTAAGTTACACTGAGGATTATCCAAAATATGAGTCCCTTGGAGATCACGGTTATTACTCAATGCTCAGTGACTTTTCTAACCTAAGCATAAGTAGTATGCATAGCTCGGACTACTACACCTCTGAACAAGACCGAGCAGGTTTTTCCCGAAACTCCAGCCCATGTCCTGACAGCTGCATGAGCCACACTAGTAGCGATTCATACTCTTCTTACAGTGACCTCTATTTGGGCATCACAGAACAAGGTCCTGAGGATAGTATGAAGCCTCAAAGACCTCCACATGGTAGACTACAACCGTTTGTACATGGCTACCATGAAGCACTTACCAGAGTGCAGAGCTATGGGCAGGAAGAACCCATGCATACACCTCGTAAACAGTCATCTTCTCATTTGGCTCTTCATATACAACATCATCCTCTAGTAGGAGCAAGGTCCAGTTGCCCGGGGGATTACCCAGCACCGGAGAGTATGCACCCCACCGCCAATGCTCAACCTGGTAGAGCTTTAGTGATGACCAGAATGGATAGCATATCTGACTCTCGTCTTTACGAAAGTAATCCCATGCGGCAAAGGAGACCACCATTGTGCCGTGAACAGCATGCCAGTTGGGATCCTTTACCATGCCCCACAGACTCCTACGGCTACCACTCATACCCACTGAGCAATAGTCTGATGCAGCCCTGCTATGAACCTGTGATGGTAAGGAGCATGCCAGAGAAGATGGAACAGCTCTGGAGGTCGCCGCACTGGCCGATCATGGCTAGTGAACCCAGAGAGCAACACATCATTCCTGAACATCAATATCAAACCTACAAGAACTTGTGCAACATCTTTCCACAAGGGGTGGTACTCTCGGTCATGGAGAAAAACCCACATCTGACAGACGCACAGCAGCTTGCAGCTGTCATTGTTTCGAAGTTGAGATCGGGTCATCAACACTTTTAA